A single genomic interval of Juglans regia cultivar Chandler chromosome 1, Walnut 2.0, whole genome shotgun sequence harbors:
- the LOC108981643 gene encoding uncharacterized protein LOC108981643, producing MADNKAGGIVKKGHEEGLQMATSLLQEFKLPLGLLPLADVIEVGYVKETGYMWIVQRKRVEHEFKKISKLVSYDTEITGFIQKNKIKKLKGVKAKELMLWPPVSEITADDSPTGKIQFKSLAGITKTFPVEAFAAGQ from the coding sequence ATGGCAGATAATAAGGCAGGAGGCATTGTGAAGAAAGGGCACGAGGAGGGCTTGCAAATGGCCACCTCTCTTCTCCAAGAGTTcaagctcccgctggggcttcTCCCTCTGGCCGACGTCATTGAAGTCGGGTACGTGAAAGAGACGGGCTACATGTGGATTGTGCAGAGGAAGAGGGTTGAGCACGAGTTCAAGAAGATCAGTAAGCTGGTGAGCTATGACACAGAAATAACAGGCTTCATTCAGAAGAACAAGATCAAGAAGCTCAAGGGAGTGAAGGCTAAGGAGCTCATGCTATGGCCTCCAGTGAGTGAGATCACCGCTGATGATTCACCAACTGGGAAGATTCAGTTCAAGAGTCTTGCTGGGATTACAAAGACTTTCCCTGTTGAGGCATTTGCTGCTGGCCAGTAA